From the Desulfosarcina sp. BuS5 genome, one window contains:
- the miaA gene encoding tRNA (adenosine(37)-N6)-dimethylallyltransferase MiaA: MAIKTAKLFSGEIISADSMQIYRYMNIGTAKPTLAEQTAVFHHMIDIIDPDEQFDAADFAAKARNVIAELCEKDILPFVVGGTGFYIKALQHGLFRARPADQKILIRLKEEAIKFGSSALHSRLEEIDSDAAHKIHCNDTFRIVRALETFESTGKKISEYQKEHNFGDNLFDVLKIGLAVDRNRLYERINKRVDLMLESGFADEVKNLLEKGYNKNLKAMQSIGYRHLVEFIKGQSSWEKTVRLFKRDTRRYAKRQLTWFNADPEIIWLDPAEIDQATKLIKKFIVV, from the coding sequence TTGGCAATTAAAACGGCAAAATTGTTCTCCGGTGAAATTATCAGTGCGGACTCAATGCAGATATACAGATATATGAACATCGGTACTGCTAAACCGACCCTTGCTGAACAAACCGCTGTTTTTCATCATATGATTGATATTATTGATCCTGATGAACAGTTTGATGCGGCTGATTTTGCAGCAAAAGCCCGTAATGTAATAGCTGAATTGTGTGAAAAAGATATTTTACCCTTTGTGGTGGGTGGAACCGGATTTTATATTAAGGCGCTCCAGCATGGACTATTCCGGGCCAGGCCTGCGGATCAAAAAATTTTAATAAGGTTAAAAGAGGAGGCCATCAAATTTGGTTCGTCTGCCTTACATTCAAGGTTAGAGGAAATAGATTCGGATGCGGCGCATAAAATTCATTGCAACGACACCTTCAGAATTGTACGGGCGCTTGAGACCTTTGAGTCCACAGGTAAAAAAATATCCGAATATCAAAAAGAACATAATTTTGGAGATAACCTGTTTGATGTTTTGAAAATCGGCCTTGCAGTAGATAGAAATCGGCTTTATGAACGAATCAACAAAAGAGTCGATCTTATGCTGGAATCCGGCTTTGCTGATGAGGTCAAAAACCTGCTTGAGAAAGGGTATAATAAAAATCTGAAGGCCATGCAATCGATTGGTTATCGTCATCTCGTTGAATTTATTAAAGGACAAAGTTCGTGGGAAAAGACTGTAAGACTCTTTAAGCGGGATACCAGGAGATATGCGAAACGTCAGTTAACATGGTTTAATGCTGATCCGGAAATTATATGGCTGGATCCTGCTGAAATAGATCAAGCGACAAAATTAATAAAAAAATTTATTGTGGTATAA